In Erigeron canadensis isolate Cc75 chromosome 8, C_canadensis_v1, whole genome shotgun sequence, the DNA window CAAATTCTATCTCGTTTGGATAAAACTAAATTCTCAATTCGAACAGGTACTCTTTCTAAAAGATGGGAACACCTTTGAAAATCTgttccttgtctttttcttgaTGATTTTGCATTTTATACTTCTCCTATTCAtggttttgatgtttttgaagttTGCGATAAAccgtttttaagtttttatgttGCTATTgataaaaccctaaatcaataTGAGTTGGGAATTATAAATAAACTTGAATTAGATGCTAATTTTGATAATCGATTTGTCTCTTATATCAATAGTTGGATAGAGTTTGTTGTTAGTAAAAATGGCAAAGAATTCAAAACGTATCTGAGATATGTGGAAGATGAAGATCAGTTCTCAATCGCTGTTCAatcattttatttgaattcACATTTCACAAATATTGAATTAGGTTTCTGTCTTCTTCATCCGACTGTTTCTATAAGGTGGAACAACCTTAGGCATTTAACTATTGAAAATTCAGAATTAGATGAACATTTGATTGCTAATATTATGTTTGGAAGCCCTTTGTTAAACAGTTTGACGTTACGTTCTTATATTGGTGAATTGCTTGATATTAGCTGCACTAGTGTTAAGAAATTGGTTTTAGAAGCCATATTGTTGAAGACAATCGATCTTATCTTACCATCAATGCTCCTTTTATATCATCATTAAAAATAATTGGTAGTTTGTGGATCTCAAAGATATTGTTACAAGATGTATCTTGTATACTCGAGGCGGAATTAGGTTATGTTTTGCCGCGTTTTTTTCCGATGGCTCGTaaggatgatgaagaagagttGCTTAAAATGCTTTTAATAAAACTACAACATGTGATTCATGTCAGAATAGGTGTTTCTTGTTATGCGGTACGTGTTTGTATCTGTTTTCTTTGTTATGTGTATTTTtagaaatcaaatttgatttgtttaaaaTGACCAAAATCTGCAGGCTCTGTCTCGTTTGGAAGTCAAAGGATTTGTTTTACCATCAAATTTGATTGGTGTAGATGTTTCTTCACCTAACTACATTGATAATGAATTATCTGATAACGAATTAGTTGAACATGTAGATTTTCACTGAATCTGGAGGAAGACCtttatgaatattttttataactgttgttttatttaaagataaattcttgctcatgttaatattttttcttatgTAGAATCTTTCAATGAAGCATGTGTTTTTAACAATGaatatcatatttgattttaaacatatcGTGTTAGAAaggtatacaaaatcatatttgattttaatcgtaaggtatagaaaatcatatatgattttaagcatactgTGTGAAAAATATAcacagaatcatatttgattttcagaataaattatttaatgaaatataCAAGTGGAGTCCATTgtaaaaacttatacaaaatcttatttgatttttagaataaagtatttaatgaaatatatattctGAAAAAGGCACTGTGTGAAAATCATCTATTCTGAAAATCAAATATTTGGTAAcacagaatcatatttgattttacgcatactgTGTGAAAAAggcatacaaaatcatatttgattttgagaataatattagaaaaaaagagACATTTAAAAAAAGTCCATATGAAAAAGCattttataaatcatatttgaatttatcaaaaaagaaaacaaaattaatcatAATTGGATTTTATTTAAAGATAGATTGTTACTCATCTTACTATTTTGTCTTTCAATGAAGCATCTGTTGTTAACAATgaatataatatttgattttaagcaGTGTAAGAAaggtatacaaaatcatatttgattttaagcgTATTGTGTGAGTAAggtatagaaaatcatataggATTTTAAGCATACTGTGTGAAAAATAcacagaatcatatttgattttacgcatactgTGTGAAAAAGGCATTCAAAATCAGATTTGATTTTGagaataatattagaaaaaaagaaacatttaaaAGAAGTCCATATGAAGAAACATTTTCTAaatcatatttgaatttatcAAAGAAGAAATCAAAATTGATCATATTTCAGAACCAAATTTTATTACACAACGTCTAGACAATTGATCAACCAACTAAAACTATAATCCAAAAATAGAATATTTgtcataaagaaaaaaaaatacttgtcTAATTGTTTGAAGCTCCTTCAGTATTCACTTtttcattgaatttttgtttcttttttctacATGTTCTGCTGTTGTGATTCGTATCTCCGCATGTAGTacactttctctttcttttattgCTTTCTTTTATCCCTTTCTCCTTACCGCCCATTATACAGTTAACAGTTCCACATCCCTTATACACTCCAACTGGAGGGTTTTTTTATGTCGTTTGGATCTGGTTTTTCAACACCCATCATTCTTGATAtcacttcattttttttctttggtggTTGGTTTGCCATATCAGCCTCAACTTTTGACTTCAACGATTTGACTCTTTCCAGAAACTCTTTAAGTTTTTCATCATCGTTCACAACAAGATGCAAGCAGTCCTCAAAAACTGAACTTGCTTCAGCAACCATCTTTTGAGTACCAACATTTCCATTGTCAAATCTGTTTCTGCTAGATCTCAAATCAGGTGGTATGATGCCTTTTGTCCACCGCCTCATAATGTATTGTGCTTGTATTTCATCTATATTATTGTTCTTCAAAACACTGAAACAATGTCGGCAAAGGAGACCTAAACGGAGATAGTGTCTATAGGTACACACAACAGAACCATCCCCAAGGTTATGCAATACCTTCATTGACATAAAATTATTTCAGTgttgaatcaaatttgatttaaacataacatttatttaataaaataaaagctttACCTTATACTGAATCACATTTTGTCCAGTCTCTTTCACTTTCCTCTTTAACATCTcattaatgatataaatttgaCACTCTTCTTCGGCAGTCATTTGGGCAACTAAACAATCATATAGACCAGCTTCTATTTCCTTCTGTATCAtctcaaaatttgtttttgtgtaCAGTTTTGAAGCATGCATTTCTATTTTGAGTTTTGTGTTAAATATTGGAGTATTCTTTATTGTTTCAGCATCTAACTTTTCTTGTTTTGACCTTTGTTTCATCATTGCTGATTCAAATCCACTCATGAAACTCACCAAATTTGACGCTGATCTTgtgaaatgagaaaaaaaaagcattctCGCTTTCTAACCTTGATATTGTTCTCATCAGGCCACACATTGGAGTGTCAATGAAGTAAGCTGGTATCCACTTTGATCTGATTTGAATCATATACTTGAACCAATTGTCATTTTGTAATGAAAAATCAATCATCAACTTCTCCCATTTTTCCTCGAAAGTTTTTGGTTCCATGTGAATATTCCAAACTATACTGTCAAACCTGCTCTTGAAGTCTCTCTCAGTTTCATCTTCTATACTTGGAGTTGCCTCTCTTATctgtataaaatcaaaattgattattcACTGAAACAATCATAATTGAGAAAAACTGTATACAATCCTTTTTGATTGATAACAGACATCACCTTTGTTGGCAGTTTTTGTGTTATGTGCCACATGCACAGCCTATGCTTTGCagtcttaaatatattttttattccaaTCTCCATGGCTTTGTCTTGATCTGTTACCACCATTTGTTGGCTCTTTCTTGAAGTTATCCATGAAACATTTTAGAAGCCATGTGTATGTTTCTTGCTTCTCATCTCTTATCAACCCAGCAGCAAAGGTTACGCATTTGTTATGGTTGTCTATTCCCGTGAAAGGGACAAACATCATGTTGTACCTGTCATCAAAAACCATATTCATGTACAATCAATTTCAATTCGTAATTTgttattgtttaattttatgttcataatcatatttgattatgtatagagattatACAGAACtctgtttttgtaactgtatgtgcaaaatcatatttgattttaagaacaaatatttaaaatcaaaaatgattttactcaTACATTTgggaaaaccatttaaaatcataaattattttacatatatggtgtaaaaaacctatacaaaatgaTACATGATTTTATACATATAGACAATAAagtgattttaagcatacactatgaaaaatttatatatgattaatgtaTAAATTTGAGACAAAGCAAACGAGTTCTATgcaaataaacctatttaaaaactaaaaaatataccTGTTTGTCCGATACGTTGCATCAAAGGACATTATGTCGCTGAATTCTTCATAGTTACGCCTTGCTACATTATCGGCCCAAAAGAGTGAGTGCAATTCAGAGTTGTCAACCTTATACTCAAATGCAAAACCAGGGATATGTTCTCTCATTTCCATCATTTTGTTAACTAAAATTTGAGCGTCACTTTCATTGATGTACACATTTAGGTCCCTCTTCCCTGAAATCGTCAACTGTCCCGTTTACATTTAACGAGCTTCCCTTCAAGTTACTGTACAGTTGATGAGCTTTTGTTGGTCCAACGTTTGAGATGGAGGCGTTGTAGACAAATAGCTGCTCTGCATGTTTTAGTTGTCTATCTCTTTTGCATAGATGTCTATACTCTCACGGAACCAATTCATGATTATGAATTGCATGGAAATCAGCTATTATGTATGTTTCGTTTAAGTAATCCAAGTCAAATCTCACTCTAGCTCTACATCCAGTGGATTCCATGCTGCTTTTTCTaacttgtttttcatttctttctaaaCTATCTATGTTAACCTTCTTTCTTTCTCCAGCTCTGTGACAAAGATAGTACTTTTGTCTTACTATTCCCGACAAATTAGTTTTCTGGCTTCCTTTTCTGATTTCAAAACCAGAATAATAAGCATACTCGTGGTACATCTTACGACATCTTTCAAGTAATCCATAGTTTCTTCCTATCACTGGTTGTCTTTTGTAATCAACTATTGGGACAAAAAACTGCGATTCGTCCGGCGTTTGGAATGTTCGAGTAACATTTGTTTTAGGTGTTTCTTTCAGCTCGGGAACTGTATGAGAATATACAGGTCAGAAATAAGTGCATTCAATgcgaaatcatatttgattttacactGATAGTCTTAAATAGAAAATTATACCTTAAAACGTAAAACTtgaacaaaatcatatatgattttgtgtaaaatcatttttgatttcaatagcttattttgtatatgtttttcacaatctacttgtaaaatcaaatatgattacaggAATAACATCACGCGTAACTAAAACgtcaatacaaaatcatatttgattgtactaataaaagttacaaaacaaaaatctataGAAAGTAcgtacaaaatcatatatgattttacacatacagataattaatcaaatatgattctgaacaaaattttttatctattacatataatttacgaaatcatatttgattcaaTACACGAAATCACACAAACATATACAGTTATActgcacaaaatcaaatttgatcctaaactTAAAACTACACAAACACATGTGCTTTGAAACAtgaataatcatatttgattctaCTACATACTTTTAGTTAAAATCTTCATAAATAAtcctaataaatttaaaaaaattcatgataaaatttaaaataaagagGAAAATAGATTAAAATTACCGAAAAATGTCTTTGAAATATCTGCATAATTTTCTACTTCTGAAATTATTTCTCTTTCATCAACTAAATTGGATGTTGATGTTGACGGAGCTTTGGCCGGAAATCTAGTTGGATTGATTGAATCCACCGAATtcgatgaagatgatgacggAGCTTTCGCCGGAGATCGAGTTACAATATTAGGATCGATCGATTCCATTGAATTCGCTAAATATGTTGCCGGAGCTTTCAGAGGAAATATTGattgattttttgttattttgatcgGAGAATTTTGGAAAGGAGGAAGTGTTTTTGATTGAGCAACtgagttttatttgttttttgggagaaagaagaaaattatAATTTGTCAAATTACCTTTCTACCCCTccgtgttgttttttttttttttttaataacagcCGTTGATCACTTTTGATCTAAGGGCTGAGATGCAGTCCTTTGGTTTCACTACTTTTTGTAGTTTCACGTGAGtacaactcatatatatatatataattctctatctctCAGCCCTCATGTGGTATACTTCTTTGCCCGCCACATCATTTTTTTCCTATGTAGCGTTCGTATATTGATAGTCTTTCAAATGCTACCACATAAGCAGCTACGTGTAAACAACTATGCCTTTTAActtaaaaagcatatatatatggacacaCACGAAAAAAAACATTCCCTCGGTCCACATCAGCCAACGATCTATGTGTCATTCaccttaaataaataaataaacaggTAAAAAAATTGGCCAAATTGGTTCATCACTTTGTGCACACAAGTAATCTGTTGACTTCTTTCCATACGTTTGTACTAAAAACAACATGTTCATCACTActtaataatttgaaaacaatCATGCAATCCACTCCATCCCATAATACATACTCCGTATATATACATGCTTTTCTCAACTacttcacatcaaaatcgaattTGTCCAAGGACTAATTGTGTTGGAGATGTCGGGTGAGATGAttaatgagaaagaaataaACATCTCAGTAGATCCGATATCTATGAAACAAGTAGTAGTCCAAAATCCTACTGCGGGAGTACCTAAACCCAAAACCGTCAACAAGTCATTGTCTCCGCTACCAAAAAAGAACAAGTTTCTTAGCGCTAGTCTACCGAATTCTGCTTGTTCATCCCCTCGTGGGCTTATTCCAAAGACAAAAGGCAAAGGTCGTGATCAAGCACTAGAAAAAGGTTCACCCAATTCGCCTTCATTGGAGTATCAACACTCCGTGGCTC includes these proteins:
- the LOC122610345 gene encoding protein FAR1-RELATED SEQUENCE 5-like; the protein is MEMREHIPGFAFEYKVDNSELHSLFWADNVARRNYEEFSDIMSFDATYRTNRYNMMFVPFTGIDNHNKCIREATPSIEDETERDFKSRFDSIVWNIHMEPKTFEEKWEKLMIDFSLQNDNWFKYMIQIRSKWIPAYFIDTPMCGLMRTISRSKQEKLDAETIKNTPIFNTKLKIEMHASKLYTKTNFEMIQKEIEAGLYDCLVAQMTAEEECQIYIINEMLKRKVKETGQNVIQYKVLHNLGDGSVVCTYRHYLRLGLLCRHCFSVLKNNNIDEIQAQYIMRRWTKGIIPPDLRSSRNRFDNGNVGTQKMVAEASSVFEDCLHLVVNDDEKLKEFLERVKSLKSKVEADMANQPPKKKNEVISRMMGVEKPDPNDIKKPSSWSV